Part of the Schistocerca cancellata isolate TAMUIC-IGC-003103 chromosome 9, iqSchCanc2.1, whole genome shotgun sequence genome is shown below.
tacaggaaagtcaaaacgagcTTCGGTAAAAGAGAAAGCAACGGTGCcaacataaagagtgcaatgggaattccactgttaaatacaaaccagtgactggtagtggtaatttaaaaaaaaatttacatgtttcttgagacagtcacggtcgaaaaatagtcaaaatggcttcaaagaaCTTTGAACGCCTCTATGAGTCGGAAAATTTGTCTTatgtattagaagaagaaacaggagtgtgtagaatgtatgtgtctggcgacataccatatgactttcggaaaaatatcatatacacaactccgaagactgcaagagttgacaagtgcgagaattatcgcacaatcaacttaacagctcacgcatacaAGTTGCTCACtagaataacgtacagaagaatgggaaagaaaactggggATTCGTCAGataacgatcattttggctttagtaaaggtaaagacaccagagagtgaattctgacgttgaggttgataacggaagcaagactaaagaaaaattaagacgcgTTTATATaattagtcgacctggaaaaagcgacagtgtaaaatggtgtaagatgttcgaaattctgagaaaaatgtcgATAAGCTGCAGgacgagacgggtaatatacagtatgtacaggagccaaaagggaataataagagtggacgatcaagaacgaagtgctcggattaaaaaggatgtaagaaagggatgtagtctttcacccctgctgtttaaTCTGTGCATCGCAGACgcaattatgtaaataaaaaaagaatgaggagtggatttaaaattcaaggtgacaagCTATCAATGATGCggctcgctgatgatattgctaccctgagtgaaagcgaaggagAACACACCTGACTGTTCATACAAGGAAGATGTTATAATTCGTGTTTAGTAGGGAACTGATTCCTCTCCCAACTTGAAACACTACGTGTACATTAGTTCTCCTGAAAAATATGCTTGATTCTGTAGGACATTTCAGCAATGAAAGAAGGATTAATACATTCTTTGTATTGTGCAATTTTGGTAAGGATAATATATTTCGTTCTACTTGCgtttattaattttctttgttttttttcagcACTCTATCAACTATATGATGATCATAACCATTACTGGAGTCTATAAGTCTGTAAGTCTGTAACTCTATAAGCCTATCTCGTCTACAGAGACGAGCATATCAATCATGGAAGGAAAGAATACTAGGTTGTAGGCCTCAGGATGACAAGATGAATTATGTATGATTACATCAGTTGTGGAAGCTTTTCTGAAACTATTCAACTGTATGGTTGACTAGTGAAACCTTCAAATTGAAGAAAGCAAATTTTatggttctttttctttttcagtttgaaAGATACATGTGCATTGTTATAGCAGTTGAAACTTTCTTCACTACCATTATCGTCCCCATCTATTACGATAAATGTGTCATTCACATATCTTCAGTATATTAAAATTTTATCAATATGGGAAGACTTATTTTTCAAGATATCATTTTCTAAACTTTCTGTAAAGGTATTGGCTATAGTGCCACCAAGTTAGCTACACATAGCTAGAAcattaaattgaatgaaatatgTGTACTCAAAAGTGAAGAAATTTTGTGATACTACTATCTGTAAACCTTCCATCAGTTCCACTATTTCTGGTaactgtaactttttatgtttcagTAGGTTTTTCCTAATCAACACTAATGTTTCATCTATAGGTACGTTAGTATATAAGTTAGTCACATCTAGTGAAAACATTTTAGCATTGCAGGAGAACTGCAAACCTCTGAGCATACCAGTCAGCTCCTCAGAGTTTTTCACgaaatatatacttgaaaatacaTAATTGGCACTAAGGATGTTGTTCAACTTTTGACTAAGTGTATTAGCAGGGCTATTAATAATATTCACTATGGGCCTTGTAGGAACACCCTCCATATCTGTCTTCAGCTGTGTCCTGAACTTGGGTGTAGCCGGATTCACAACTGTGAGAAATTTGTTGCCATGATCTTTAAACAAGAAATTACTCTGttttagagtaattgaaacttggGTGTCATATCTTTCCTTACCTCTATAATGTTATTACTATCAAAAAACTCCATAgttttattaactgttttgttgatTCATAATAACCACAGAGTTACCTTTATCTGCCTTTAGGattattgcattattatctgaaagTTTCTTTTTATCTTTCTATATACATTTGTGGTCAGCATAATTAAATTGTCAGTCACTGTTTTTACCTTTTTATTCCTGTAACACTTTAGCCACTTTCacagttttttcattttttcccttagGAGAATCAGCAAGAAGATCAATAGCCATTTTACATTTAGCCAGAATATGCTTCACGCATTTATCGTGATCTGCCTACTGGTGTAGACTTTTCCACTTTACATTTAGCCAGAATTTTCTTCATGCATTTATCATCATCTGGCTATTGGTGTAGACTTTTAGTCTTATGCTTAGGAGTTAGATTTCATCATCTCTAATGGCAATATTGGTTGGATTTACTATTTCGTCAAAAAACTTAAAATCTGAAGTAGGGGAGGGGGGGTTTCCATTATTGGATGCTGTAGTTTCTAAAGATCATACATTTTCTTAGAGTGTCAGGAACTATTGTTTCACTTTGTCTTGACAAACTTACAAATTTCACCTAAAACGTCAATGAAAACCTTATGATCTACCACACCTTTCAACTCACTGTGTCGTAAGTATGACTGTTCGTTAAGAGAATTTAATAATGTATATTTCCATCTAAGGTCTTCTTTAAGCCTCTTCCACTCACTGTGTTCCTCCGCTTTTGATATCACTTCTTATCTTATTGTTGATGTTATAAATGCCAGTATCAAGCTATACATCTTATGATGAAACTTATTGCACGGGTACACCTCGTTACTTTTGATTACTGTATTGAAAGCCAAGAACTGCCTTTTTTGCCTGGTTAGGCAACAGATTTATGCATGCTTATAGGTGGGGATAATCAGCCGCCAAATAATGGAACATGTAAAGCAATCAATCCAGTCAGCTCTGAGTGTGCACTTGAATAACTTGCAACAATACGACAAGTGTCTTCGATAATATGAGTTTATTACATAAGGTAGGAAAGGGATATATTATGAACGCTCTTGAAGAAATAGACATTTTTGTGGCTCAATATTGCATTCCAATATGATTCTTACTGAACAAATGATCTCAAGTACAAAGACTTCTTACGAAGACATCGAAAATTGTGACATGATGCCAGTGGACATAAAAGTTTCCTGGGTTTGGtatcgcgtcataatgtaaaaactactgctgctatagaaaagccaacgtttgtcgactgactctggccgtggaagcctacgcaattatatgatCGAAGTGCTATATGTTAAGATAAGTATGTGGCCATTTCTGAGTATTCGTCTTTACTTTACCCTCTCTAGTGGGCTAAAATTTTGTACCCAGTGCAGATACAATGTTTTGAAAATACATTATATCCTAATCATGAAGTGAGCCACCATAGATTAAAGTGGGTTTTATACTTTAATTACCTATCAGGTATTTatgtaaacacattttttttttttagattgcttTATATTTTCCGTGAGTCTCGCACTTTATTCAAATATGAATTACTCTCGCGATGTATATGAGTTTCCTTCACCCCTCCCTTGTTCTTGGAAGATTAATGATAATGACAATGCAAATGTCGATGTTAGACATGTCTTAGTGGATACACCTTTAGTAATTTTGTAAGATGAGAGCTAGTGTATCAAACCAACTAAGACATGATTTGATATATTTCACTTAAAGTGAGGGTTTGTATAGCACATGTTTTGTACAGATGGTGTGTTGGATTTTCCCCAGCAGTGGTGAGAGGTTTGGAGATTGATCGACTCCACTACTGAGCATATTAATGAAAATACTTTTTGTATCAATATATCTCAATACCTGTCAGACTTAAGGAATTGGCATGGATGCTTTAATTCTCTAAGTTATTTTAATTTGTACCCATTATCTCAAAATGCTTTACTCTCCAACCACGCAACGgattcctccctcccctcccttttAACTTTAGATCCAATATGCAAGTATATAAGCGTATAGGTATAACATAATAGATGCTTTTGTAATATTATAGCTTGGGTTTTTAGTATACCAACTGCTTTTTTGGTATGATTTTATATGGGTGCACGATAGATAGTCTATTATAAATAAAATATCTGGATGTACGTGCATTTTTGGCATTTTCTTGCAAGGATAGAAATTTTTGGAGACCAAGAGGCTCTTTCTGTGGGCACCTGTATTGTACATAGGTTTTTATGATCACAAAAAGCATCTGTCAGCTTTTCTAGATATCGTTATGTATAGCTATAAAGTCTTTTTTTTTATAACGATTTTTATTTATCTTATCTACATTAGTCTCTAGCGGTTATGACCCACTTCTACATTTAAAAGGATTAACACTGCAAACATAAAGTTCAGATTTTGTGGTAATGATGTAACATGATCTTTAATGTACCAAACCAATTCTGGTAGGGTTTGTTAAGATTACTTATGAGAATTCTAGTCCATATGAAGATTTTGTAATTAGTGACAGATTGAAAGTTTCTACTGAGATTGTAGAGATGTTAGGTGATCAGGGATTCTGTTATTATGCCCCGTTATTGAGAAGACATTGTAAGCATATATTTGGTCCTCATCTTAGCCTTGTTGTACACTCTTTCAGCAAAACTGGGTTGTCATTTTTTGGAGTATACGATGCATTTTTTAAGATAggttatttaaattcatttttgaatATAGATTATTTCCTGGTAACAAACATTTTAATGTTAAATGCAACATTTTCCTGAATTCCTGTTAATAATAGCTCAGGATGTACTTTGTACACATAACAGATACTGATTATGGTATCTTTCTTCACAAGATGTGTGAAGTTAGATATTTTTTGGATTTTATAAGTGATACACAACTggccagcatctgactgaacagtACAAGTTGTATgcagtttttagtttttctatttCATATCCAGTTCTTTTGCAAGATTTTATTTTGGGCGGCAATTCCTAGAGGATGTctgtattttgtaaataataaagaaagaatataaactgcaaaatataaaaaacaaataaaagtcaaataaaaaataaggaaaaaagggaaaaaggaaaggaaaaataagtaaatgaaatcaTGTAATAATCTGCCGCTTACGAAAAGTCACTCCCCCctctccacatacacacacacacactcacacacacacacacacacatattttcctTTGAGTATGTGGAATTAAAAGTGCGATAAAATTTTTATCTATGTGTTCATAAGGAATGCAGTTACTGTCATAGTACAATTTGATGTAAGACATTCTGTGAGGTTATTATTCACACTGTAGATGTAATTTATCTACATTTTGTAACATACAAAATTCGCCAGTGTGGCTTTATCTGATGTCAATAAACGGCTTTCTATGTTTTCAGCCGATCTCGATTTGGCAGTTATGATGTATTTCGGATTAGGAAATTTGCCAgggacatttatatatatattataattgcacatttgtacactcctggaaattgaaataagaacaccgtgaattcattgtcccaggaaggggaaactttattgacacattcctggggtcagatacatcacatgatcacactgacagaaccacaggcacatagacacaggcaacagagcatgcacaatgtcggcactagtacagtgtatatccacctttcgcagcaatgcaggctgctattctcccatggagacgatcgtagagatgctggatgtagtcctgtggaacggcttgccatgccatttccacctggcgcctcagttggaccagcgttcgtgctggacgtgcagaccgcgtgagacgacgcttcatccagtcccaaacatgctcaatgggggacagatccggagatcttgctggccagggtagttgacttacaccttctagagcacgttgggtggcacgggatacatgcggacgtgcattgtcctgttggaacagcaagttcccttgccggtctaggaatggtagaacaatgggttcgatgacggtttggatgtaccgtgcactattcagtgtcccctcgacgatcaccagtggtgtacggccagtgtaggagatcgctccccacaccatgatgccgggtgttggccctgtgtgcctcggtcgtatgcagtcctgattgtggcgctcacctgcacggcgccaaacacgcatacgaccatcattggcaccaaggcagaagcgactctcatcgctgaagacgacacgtccgcagacctcagtccgtgcgattattggctttggggttacctgaagtcgcaagtgtatcgtgatcgaccgacatctctagggatgctgaaagacaacatccgacgccaatgcctcaccataactccagacatgctttacagtgctgttcacaacattattcctcgactacagctattgttctggaatgatggtggacatattgagcatttcctgtaaagaaccatcatctttgctttgtcttactttgtcatgctaattattgctattctgatcagatgaagcgccatctttcggatattttttgaccttttgtattttttggttctaataaaacaccatgtcattccaagcatgtgtgtcaatttgtacctctctaactacgttattccgtgatttattcggttttcaaatttatactgactttttgatcacccgctatatCTAGGATGTCATTTGAGGATAAAAGCTTTGTTCTGTCATGTTCTCGTTGTGATAAACGAAGATTAGGACTTAACGTGCCGTCGAAGATgacgtaattagagacggagcagaagctacgGTTGGCGAAGtatagggaaggaaatcgcccgggtcctttcaaaagaaccatcccgtcatctgcctgaagtgatttagggaaatgatgcataaacctaaatctgcatggccaTACGTGGATTTGAACCGCTAGCTCACAAATGCGAGTCTCTCACCCCTGCATCACATctgcttgtgtgtgtttgtgtgtgtgtgtgtgtgtgtgtgtgtgagagagagagagagagagagagagagagagagagagagagctgggagggggtgggagaggagaaTTTCCATCTCCTCTCACAGTCCATCCATTCGTTCTCCTTCCTTGCTTCTTTGGCTACCTTCCCGACGATAATTCTTTAtgtatttttttgctttattttataaaaaacatTAACTGTGTTTCTTAAAATTACACCCCTGCTGTTGATCAAACAGCGTTGATTTGAATGTCAGTTAAACTGCTTGCAACTGAAATcatcctcttccgtaacatctcTCGGTAGTTTTCGTTGTCGGCAAACTATAGCGTTTTGATGAAGTTTTTACGAAGTCATATTACAGGAACACCATTGTTCACTGTCGTACCTGTTCTGAGACACGTAAGTTCATCTGTCAACATAGCAGACGGTGCTTCCAATTGTACCAATTATTACGGCTCTTACAGTTCCATTGCGTAAACATATGGAGGACAGGGAGAATGATTCATTAAAAAACcccgtgcgtgctgtaattagtccaGTCTTGTAATCGGAATCCTTATGCGAGCTGTAGCATATCCCCAGGTTCTTCAATTAAAGCTAGTCCTTGATGTTTTGTAGGCAGCTATCCTAGAGATAGTTTATTTCTATCTTCAAGACTGCCACTCTCCCATCCATCAAACAAACTGTGGCCATTCATGTTGtcctttgtatatgttcaataccccCTGTTAGACATACTTGATATGGTTCCTACACAATTTCTAGACTAGGTTTACaattgttttgtaagcagtctcctttgtagacattgcattctaccaatgaacagaagttaGCTACCTGCATTTTCTACGGTTAAACCTTCCAGTTCACATCCCTAAAAAAATTATTAGTCCtatgtatttgtatgagctgaccgaCTCCAACGGTGACTCACtgttattacagtcataggatacgtTGCCTCGCCTTGTAAAGTACACAATTTTTCCATTTCTgatcatttaaaacaagttgccgaaTTTTAAAAAAACTCGGCAATTTTGTCAACATCCACTGAATATTTGTTCAGTTTTCTCAGACAATAAGTCATTATAAAAACACGCTGaggtttgtattaaataattaaaatgtagcaTGTATCATAACGCTCTCAGCACGCCGGAAAGTACGTCAACACGAGTCAACAGCTCTTCAGCCAAGGTAACTTACTGCAATCTCCATACCAATACGTTGTCAATCCAATGAAAAATTTCTCTTAATACTCCATAAGAACGTATTGTCAATAAGTATATGCGTGCTATTAAGTGAGATGCTTTTTGAAAGTCAAAACGtactacatttttctgactttcagGATGCCATACGAGAAATGTGGGAGTTTTCAGATGACCTATATTTTTAGAATCCATGCCGATTGGCATGGAGAACCCTAGTCTGTTGGTATTAACTCTTTATgtttgaggtcagaatatgttctaatattctacaacaaactgatgtcatgGATACTGGACAgtatttttgtggatcacttctgctgcccttcttgtagacggatATGATCTGCGCTCTCTTCCAACTACGGAATACAAtcaaactgacggtgttccgagtgctgcagtgtgggctgtacaCTCCACAGAACGCTGAAGCATCTTGCGTACGTTCATTAACCAGTAAGTTCGCGGAGAATGCTGAAGAAATAATAGTTCTACTTTctaccaccaggtgcaaatttgtcgctgtaagcagtcagaatgtgatgtGGGTGCAACAAAAGGGGAGGAACGACCAAACACATGATAACGTGGTTCAGGCACGTTTAGTATTATACGGTTaaaagttacaacatgtgttctgTATGGTTTCCCGACTCAGCAACGTGTTGCGTCCATAACACGGCATAGTCGACAGCTGCTCGCAGCACACCCACTGTCATTAGAGTGACAGGTCACCGTATCAGGAAATGTCCAAGTACATTCTTGATGGACAAATATCCCCACAACCACAAGTCTCTGGGGTTTAAGTCGGGGGATCTAAGGCCACGCGTCTTGAAATTGCTTAGAGATGATGCAGTCGTTACCGAAGGTTGCTCAAAGAAAATTTTTCATGTGGGAAGCTACGTGTGGTGTCGCCCaattttgcatgaaaatagtgTTTGGACGCAGTTACGTTCCTGAAAATTTGGAATTACATGTTGCACAGGGACGTCCTTACGACGTGCAGATTTCACTGTACGTCTAACAGGAGCGCGAGGGGTCATTTCCTAGAAGAGGAACAGATCGAAAATGAATGATTTGTGAAACCATAcaaagctgagtgcagtggatgttcctccAAGGCATGTGGCGGCATAGAACCTCATATGCGACTGCTCTGTGCAGAGTAAAACGAGCCTCATCTAGCCTATGTTGATGCTTcatttcgttcgttcattttctgaaCCTTGAATGGATATCAATATAAAATGCGCCGAAAAATCtttgaacttgcccgcgaaaggcaaaggtcccgagctcgattctcggtccggcacacagttttaatctgccaggaagtatcaatcTTTGAGCTGTTTGACAGGGGAGAGACAATTCCCGTGACACAGCACAATCACTGGTTGCAGAATCTGAGGCATATACTGAACAGTCAACTATAGCTATAGCAAATGCCTCAACAACTGACACGGAAACGGGCCGCCTACCTTTCCCTATTGCATTACCTAATTTACCTGTTCctccaaatttcttgatcatattctttagtcgatttattgacatggggcctcttctCAGCTATTTCTGAAAGCGACATTTCCGCTGTTCGGCGCTACTATAGGTGCCATGCTGACAAAACAACTTTACCAGTAgcgcacggtctttcttctcaatgCAGTTGCGTTTCGTACGGAAAGCTGTAACCATTTTAACCCTCTACACCAACAGTAACTTCACTATACCGATTACTACGTGTCGACAaccgacaaacagcatactgacgccAAAGCCGGCAAATTCCACATTCTGGCTACTTACAGCGCCGTACTTCCACCTGGTGCTAGCTAGGGgaaatgtgttttcttttcttcagCAGTGTCTGCGCGCTCACCGATTAATGAACACACCTGCGACATTTCACTTTCCTGCAACGTATACTGCTGTAGCACTAGGAACACTGTCAATTTAATTATAACACACCGACAACTGTCATAGTTTTTGCTCTAGAATTCTACGGTACATTATCGTTAAAACACGGGCTAAGTCatactcacgatgggttccacgaatactCAAAGCGGACCACAAGATTAAAAGAAAGGGCATTTCATCTAAATTGTTGGAGCTTAAaggttctctacggggaacacactttgaagatgaccagagtgtctgtcatgcagtgaaaacatgtctATTCCTACAGGTCaacagcttttaccagcagggagtaCATGGTCTGCCACATCGTTGGCGTAAGGCCATAGAAATTGATGGaagctacgtagaaaaataggacatggaaaagacatgttgatgtatattatcACCAAAATCtgactcttaacaacaaatatgttCGCAGAAAAAAAAATTGGGGCAAAAGTAATTTTGGCcttcatttctatattttgtagCTCCCTTAAATTGTTAAACTGGGTAAAATAACGACTAGCATTTGATAATTAGTCTTTAGTATGAACATTGGTGTACGTTGTACTCACACATACATTGAACTGAATGGTCAGTGTGCATTTGCcttgtgttttcatttgtttactgtcatcTCCAGAAAGCTGGTGAGTTAcgtcacgccgcgcgggattagccgagcggtctcaggcgctgcagtcatggacagtgcggctggtcccggcggaagttcgagtcctccctcgggcatgtgtgtgtgtgtgtgtgtgtgtgtgtgtgtgtgtgtgtgtgtgtgtgtttgtccttagaataatttaagttaagtagtgtgtaagcttagggactgatgaccttagcagttaagtcccataagatttcacactcaaaCAAACAGTTACGTCACTATGTACTATTACAGTAGAGTGGAAGTTAGTTTTGTGTATGTTTTTAATAATGTCATGTTTACGTGAGTGGTACAATGTGATAGACACGTTTCTGAAATAGTCTTGATGAGGGGAAGTGGACTGCCGCATAAGAAAAGAGAGGTTGCTACTTAAAAAGAGACGCACCGCTGTTCATGTCTTTGTAACTAAGAAAGTTACAAGAAAGACAAAAATGCTGGTTAATGTCCCCTAGAAAGTACAcaatatttgcttgaaacattgattATTTTCCTTCGGgacgaaaattattaaaataatgatttattttcatgaAAACAATGTATTAAATTATTCTTTCATAGTTCTTGAAGACTGTGTAAGAAGGAATAAACATTCATTCCTAGAAAACTGATCGTAAGACATACGAAGAGGTGGGTGGGCTGTAGCATCGAAGAGATGGAATAGAGCCATCGACGAGAAATAACATCAGGCCTCTTATCGACAAATTCAGACGGTGATGAGGTATACATAATCAGGAGCGTCCTGGACGACCGTCAGCATCTGGCGCCACAGTCCGGAGCATTGCTGAGACTACTGAAAGAAGCCCATGCGCTTCTGTTCGTTGGCTAAGCCGAGTCTTGAAATTGCACAACCTATGTCTGACGTACTCTTTGGTTAGGCTGGCAAAGGCGGCATATCGTATCCAGGATATGCACCACCTGGAGGACGAAATTAATTCACCCATAAGGAAAAGTGTTATGACATTTTGCAGGCCATGGAAAACGAAAACCTATTAGATGACATCCTTTCTTTAGACAAAGCCAAATTTCACAAATGTGATTTTGTTGCCAGTCTCAGCCGCCAGATATGGGCCGGCAACAATACCCCTGAGGTGCAAGAATAGCAGAGAAACGCCCTGAAACTGAACGTATGGCTAGGTGTGGCCAAGACTAATATTTACGGATCATTAGTTTCTGCAAAGCAGACGATAACAGAGACATGTTACGTTGACGTGCTTGAGCTTTTCCTGTAACAGTTTTACAGATTTCTGAATTCTGTTGTGTACCAGCAAGATGGGCCACCATTTTGCTCTCATTGTTCGACATTACCTCAACTGCATGTAGCCTGGATGTAGGAACGGTGGAAGTTGATCGCGTAGATGGGTACCTCAACTGCATGTAGCCTGGATGGTGGAACGGTAGAAGTTAATCTCGTAGATGGGCTTCTAGGTTGCTTGACTTTCCACACATTCCATGTGTACAAGATTCAAGTCAGTACCCTGCCATAGCTGCACGGCCTGATTGAGGAGGCAGGTAAGAGTATCACACCTGACGTGATCAGCTACGGAACGTATTGTGGTGggcgtgaaaaaaatggttcaaatggctctgagcactatgggactcaacatctgaggtcatcagtcccctagaacttagaactatttaaacctaactaacctaaggacataagacacatacatgcccgaggcaggattcgaacctgcgacggtagctgtcacgcggttccggactgaagcgcgtagaaccgcacggccaccgcggccggcgggcatAAAAAGGTGATGTCTTTTTCGTTGGCCATGTTGAATATTCATGATTTCTTGTGCTTCATATgtgccatatgtgtgtgtgtgtgtgtgtgtgtgtgtgtgtgtgtgtgtgtgtttgtgttaaaaAGGTGTTTCATGAACACCCAGTATATGTGTTATCACAGACTGAATTTTAGGGTCAATTCGTGGCCTTACCCCTACGGTAATTGTCGTCCTAACTCATACATTTACGAATGTGGCTGGTTGAAGTTGCTCCTGTCGTTTCGGAGCCACGCACCCACATACACTGACaacctttctgtgtgtgtgtgtgtgtgtatgtgtgtgtgtgtgtgtgtgtgacacacttCCCTCCGCAGTGATAAATGGTGGGTGCAATGCTTGCGCAGGTTCGAGACGGGCAACGGCATCCGGCAGGAGCAGTTCGGCACCGAGGGCGACGGCGTGCGCCTGCGGGGCAGCTTCTCGTGGCAGCCGCCAGACGCTGGCGGCGCCACCTACAGCGTCACCTACGAGGCCGACGAGAACGGCTACCGGCCCGTGGTCGCCTTCGGCAGCGGACCCGTAGCGGTGCGCCCCACACCGCTGCCACGTCCGACGAAACCGATACTCCAGCAAGCTGTGCCGATCATTGGAAGCAATGCGGCACTTACACTGGTCGGCTGAGCGGCCAGTCACTTGACGTCACCGAATTATTCACGTGCCTGAATATCAAAACCAGTTTTTGAACCGAACCTTCAAATCAGTCGAGAAAGTGTGCAACGCCTAC
Proteins encoded:
- the LOC126100303 gene encoding flexible cuticle protein 12-like, translated to MKVVLAAPQFNPRDAPIVVLENDFNGVAPWHWRFETGNGIRQEQFGTEGDGVRLRGSFSWQPPDAGGATYSVTYEADENGYRPVVAFGSGPVAVRPTPLPRPTKPILQQAVPIIGSNAALTLVG